The following coding sequences lie in one Musa acuminata AAA Group cultivar baxijiao chromosome BXJ3-1, Cavendish_Baxijiao_AAA, whole genome shotgun sequence genomic window:
- the LOC135629062 gene encoding cell division cycle 20.2, cofactor of APC complex-like, producing MSSSRSRRVEYDRFIPFRSAMDMDYARFALTGPSRPQRDGSRESPSSVAYQKLLDECILKNRSRILAFKTAPEASASKLPEFDEPIRPQKKQQRRIPKEPERVLVIHGLLDDNVLNLLDWGSNNVLAIGLEDAVYLWDAANESTKLLQPEEDRGPITCICWSPDCAVLAVAFGNSDLSLIDTATGHVVDGMEDENQAPVLSLAWRSNSILTVGRFDGTVVDYDFRKDDMFICFYNGHRRGVCSLKWSVLSGWYLASGGQDKLVHIWDACMPVSRDHPRQRQWLHRISSHTSIVKAVDWCPTRSNLLASGGGCNDHCVKFWNTVNGACLNSIDAGSEVCALLWDKNKSELLTSHGSPNNQLTLWNYSSMTRVAEVSGHSSRVLSLAGSPLGGVVASAAADETVRFWNIFETPKITKPELPFAQFNVLIR from the coding sequence atgtcttcttcgcgttcTAGGCGTGTGGAGTACGACCGCTTCATCCCGTTCCGGTCGGCGATGGACATGGACTACGCACGCTTTGCCCTAACCGGGCCTTCGAGACCGCAGCGTGATGGTTCGAGGGAATCCCCATCGAGCGTGGCGTACCAAAAGCTTCTTGACGAGTGCATTTTGAAGAACAGGTCTCGTATCCTCGCTTTCAAGACTGCACCTGAAGCGTCGGCCAGCAAGCTGCCCGAGTTTGACGAGCCCATTCGGCCGCAGAAGAAGCAGCAGAGGCGAATCCCTAAAGAACCAGAGAGGGTTTTGGTAATCCACGGCTtgttggatgataatgttttgaatctcctcgactggggaagcaataatgtgttggcGATTGGCCTTGAGGACGCAGTGTATCTCTGGGACGCTGCAAACGAGTCGACTAAGCTTCTACAACCCGAAGAAGACAGAGGACCTATCACTTGCATCTGCTGGTCGCCAGACTGTGCAGTTCTTGCTGTCGCATTTGGCAATTCAGATTTATCCCTGATCGATACAGCAACAGGACATGTCGTGGATGGGATGGAAGATGAGAACCAGGCCCCTGTGTTGTCACTTGCGTGGAGAAGTAATTCAATCTTGACAGTCGGAAGATTTGATGGCACTGTTGTTGATTATGACTTTAGAAAGGATGACATGTTCATCTGTTTCTATAATGGGCATCGGCGTGGagtttgtagtcttaaatggtccGTGTTGTCAGGGTGGTATTTGGCGAGTGGAGGGCAGGACAAACTAGTGCACATATGGGATGCCTGCATGCCTGTCTCACGTGACCATCCACGTCAACGTCAATGGCTTCACAGGATCAGCAGCCACACTTCCATTGTGAAGGCCGTTGACTGGTGCCCAACTCGGAGCAACCtgctggcttctggtggaggTTGCAATGATCATTGCGTTAAGTTTTGGAACACCGTTAATGGTGCTTGCTTGAACTCGATTGATGCTGGCTCTGAAGTTTGTGCTTTGCTATGGGACAAAAACAAATCTGAATTACTGACCTCTCATGGTTCGCCGAACAATCAACTCACCTTGTGGAATTACTCATCCATGACGAGAGTGGCTGAGGTTTCCGGTCATTCATCCCGGGTTCTTTCCTTGGCTGGGAGTCCACTAGGaggtgtagtagcttctgcagCAGCAGATGAGACAGTCAGGTTTTGGAATATCTTTGAGACTCCCAAAATAACAAAACCTGAACTGCCCTTTGCCCAATTTAATGTTCTCATAAGATGA